The following proteins come from a genomic window of Triticum aestivum cultivar Chinese Spring chromosome 6A, IWGSC CS RefSeq v2.1, whole genome shotgun sequence:
- the LOC123130230 gene encoding putative FBD-associated F-box protein At3g50710, whose product MEKEAAAWAAAAAAAAPAPESHGTAGKWARNSDCDETAGDFISRLPDDILGTVISLLPTKDGGRTQALSRRWRHLWLSAPLNLEVRNRPPRCFPGVPALTSVVPRAAISEILSRHPGPTRRLYINCPRSGFLFFWAQEWFQSRALANLQELDISHANSPLLETVLHSASTILVAKISHCDLSEKIEPCMNFPLLKKLTLFYISISEHVLHRLLSGCHALESLYMAEVRAAGCLRVSSPTITTIIFRHSSSEKAELVIEDAPCLLRLLLTDCNRDDCVTVRVISAPNLKILGPFLVVVSKLLLFQGISSVSSTNSMHTLKVLALKPSGDKLLAVLNILRWFPCLEKLCIIFHKHYEMHEENEPQYDPLHPIECLESHLKKVVFKSFQGYRRQVEFARFFVLNAKVLDKMEFEVYNHYRSEMVAYQYRLLQVENRASRHARFEFRTTSMPINMSMISQWLPFRPIHRVDA is encoded by the exons ATGGAGAAGGAAGCGGCagcatgggcggcggcggcggcggctgcagcacCGGCGCCCGAATCCCATGGGACCGCGGGGAAGTGGGCTAGGAACAGCGACTGCGACGAGACCGCCGGCGATTTCATCAGCAGGCTCCCCGACGACATCCTCGGCAccgtcatctccctcctccccaccAAGGACGGCGGCCGCACCCAGGCCCTCTCCCGCCGTTGGCGCCACCTGTGGCTCTCCGCGCCTCTCAACCTCGAGGTCCGCAACCGTCCACCTCGGTGCTTCCCCGGCGTCCCCGCCCTCACATCCGTTGTCCCCCGCGCCGCCATCTCAGAGATACTCTCCCGACACCCAGGCCCTACCCGCCGATTGTACATAAACTGCCCCCGCTCCGGGTTCCTCTTTTTCTGGGCGCAGGAGTGGTTTCAATCCCGAGCCCTCGCCAACCTCCAGGAGCTCGATATCAGCCACGCCAACTCCCCGCTGCTGGAAACAGTGCTCCACTCTGCATCCACCATCCTCGTTGCCAAGATCAGCCATTGCGATCTCTCTGAAAAGATCGAGCCGTGCATGAATTTTCCCCTCCTCAAGAAGCTCACCCTGTTTTACATTTCCATCTCAGAGCATGTCTTGCACAGACTGCTCTCTGGCTGCCATGCCTTGGAGAGCTTATACATGGCCGAAGTTCGTGCTGCGGGTTGCCTCCGTGTTAGCTCGCCTACTATTACGACCATCATCTTCCGTCATAGCTCTAGTGAAAAAGCGGAATTGGTCATCGAAGATGCTCCCTGCCTTCTAAGGTTGCTATTAACTGATTGTAACCGAGACGATTGTGTCACTGTCAGGGTGATTAGTGCGCCTAATCTGAAGATATTGGGTCCTTTCCTGGTTGTCGTTTCCAAGCTCCTGCTCTTCCAG GGAATAAGCTCTGTCAGCTCCACAAACTCGATGCACACCTTGAAGGTTTTGGCTCTCAAGCCTTCTGGAGATAAATTGCTTGCAGTTCTTAACATCCTTAGGTGGTTCCCCTGTTTGGAAAAGCTCTGTATTATT TTTCATAAACACTATGAGATGCATGAGGAAAATGAGCCTCAGTATGACCCACTGCATCCAATCGAATGCCTTGAGTCCCATCTCAAAAAAGTGGTGTTTAAGTCATTCCAGGGCTATAGGAGACAGGTTGAATTTGCCAGGTTCTTTGTATTGAATGCAAAGGTGCTAGATAAGATGGAATTTGAAGTATATAATCACTACCGCAGTGAAATGGTGGCTTATCAATATAGGCTGCTACAAGTGGAAAACAGAGCTTCTCGACATGCTCGGTTTGAATTCAGGACTACATCCATGCCCATAAACATGTCCATGATTTCTCAGTGGTTGCCCTTCAGACCCATACACAGGGTTGATGCCTGA